CGTGCTGCTGCATCGCAATTCTCGCGATTATTTATTGAACGCGATTCCTACCACGGCTAAACCCAGCGGCTCTCTCGCTATTTTCTGTAATGCCATCACAACACCAGCACCACATGCTAAAATAACTCTTTCTCTTTCACACAAAGGTTCAAAAACTTGCGATGGTTACTATTCGTTTTTCCCGCGCCGGGATGCTTAAACGTCCGTTTTATCACATCGTTGTCACCGACAGCCGCAACCGTCGGGACGGTCGCTACATTGAACGAGTGGGGTACTACAACCCCATCGCCAAGGGAGCAGACGTGCCGGTCTCGATAAAACTCGACCGGCTTGACTACTGGTTGTCCAAGGGCGCTCAAACCTCGGAAACCGTGGCGAATCTACTCAAAAAATATCGTGCCCAACAACCCACCGCTGCCCCAGCAACTTGATTGAATCCTGTCAGCTACGCATAAGCAATGCTAAGGATCGCCGCTATCTAACCATGGGACGGATTGTTGGAATCTTGGGGGTGCGTGGCTGGGTCAAGGTTCAGTCCCACACCAAGCCACGCGATAATCTTCTTCATTATCGTCCGTGGTTTATTGAGGAAAATGGAGTTTTCCGCGAACGAGAATTACTGGCGGCTCAAGCACACGGCAAAGGACTTGGAGCACTGCTCGCCGGTTGCAGCGACCCGGATGACGCACGACCGCTGGTGGGCCGCGAAATTGCGGTACACCGCGACGTGCTTCCCCCTCCCGAGGAAGGTGAATACTACTGGGCTGACTTGATTGATCTGCGTGTCTTCACCCCGCAAGGGGTCGAGCTAGGCACAGTGGATCACTTGATCGAGACCGGTGCCAACGATGTACTGGTGATCCATGGAGAACGGAAGCGACTTATTCCCTATTTGCCCGGACAGGTAATCCTTGAGGTGGATTTGATGGCTGGCCGTCTGGTGGTGGATTGGAATCCGGAGTTTTGATTCAGTGCGCCTCGGTGTTATAACCCTGTTCCCCGAAATGTTTGGTGCCTTGCACCATGGCATCCCGGGCCGTGCATTGCGTTCGGGGGCGATGAGCCTCGAACTCTGGAATCCTCGTGACTATACCCATGACCGCCACCGCACAGTGGATGATCGTCCGTATGGTGGTGGTCCAGGGATGGTAATGAAGGCGCAACCCTTGGAAGATGCCTTGCGCGCCGCTCGAACGGTAATGTTGGACGAGGTGGTTGTAATCTACCTCTCCCCTCAGGGCCAGCCCTTGACGCAGGCAATCCTGGCAGAACTTGCCCGACAACCGGCCTTGATCCTGGTCGCGGGACGTTACGAAGGCGTGGACGAACGTTTTATCGCGGCGGCAATCGACCGTGAATTATCCATCGGCGACTATGTACTCAGCGGTGGAGAACTCGCCGCAATGGTGGTCATTGATGGTATCTCTCGGCTGCTGCCAGGAGTTTTAGGACATCCCGCTTCGGCGGATCAGGACTCGTTTGTCGATGGTCTGCTCGACCATCCCCATTACACCCGTCCTGAAATTCACGCGGGATATTCGGTGCCGGAAGTGCTGCTGTCCGGCAACCATGAAGTGATTCGGCGCTGGCGTCTTACCCAGGCATTGCGGCGTACCCGTCAACGCCGTCCAGATTTATTCACGAACCT
This sequence is a window from Gammaproteobacteria bacterium. Protein-coding genes within it:
- the trmD gene encoding tRNA m(1)G37 methyltransferase, with translation MRLGVITLFPEMFGALHHGIPGRALRSGAMSLELWNPRDYTHDRHRTVDDRPYGGGPGMVMKAQPLEDALRAARTVMLDEVVVIYLSPQGQPLTQAILAELARQPALILVAGRYEGVDERFIAAAIDRELSIGDYVLSGGELAAMVVIDGISRLLPGVLGHPASADQDSFVDGLLDHPHYTRPEIHAGYSVPEVLLSGNHEVIRRWRLTQALRRTRQRRPDLFTNLVLTEEQRVLLDKD
- the rpsP gene encoding 30S ribosomal subunit protein S16, translated to MVTIRFSRAGMLKRPFYHIVVTDSRNRRDGRYIERVGYYNPIAKGADVPVSIKLDRLDYWLSKGAQTSETVANLLKKYRAQQPTAAPAT
- the rimM gene encoding ribosome maturation factor RimM — its product is MGRIVGILGVRGWVKVQSHTKPRDNLLHYRPWFIEENGVFRERELLAAQAHGKGLGALLAGCSDPDDARPLVGREIAVHRDVLPPPEEGEYYWADLIDLRVFTPQGVELGTVDHLIETGANDVLVIHGERKRLIPYLPGQVILEVDLMAGRLVVDWNPEF